The DNA segment acgtgatgtatgataaggctttttgtatgttaaccttactctctctctctctatatatatatatatatatatatatatgtatatatatatatatatatatatatatatatgtgtgtgtatatatatatatagggaggggctcatgcgagaaccacccttattgtgagaaccttgagaaccaatgtgaacacaacctaaaatagctaaaaaaacctaaaaaaaacctaaaaaaaacctaaaaaaacctaacccacaccccccccccaaaaacctaaacccccacccccccccccaaaaaaaaaactaaacccccctcccccaccccccaaaaacctaaactcccccaccccccccccccccaagctaaaatgctaaaaactaaacccccaaaaaacctaaaaaaatctaaaaaaaatctaaaaaaatcaaaaaaaaatctaaattttttttgaattttttaatattttttatgttaaaatcgctacttttagaagccaaaaaaaaaatttaaaaaaaaaatattttttttggcttcgaaaagtagcgatttttttataaaaaatattaaaaaattcaaaaaattttttttttgtgatttttagctatttttaggcatttttggtgtgttcacattggttctcgcggttctcacaataagaggtggttctcgcatgatcttctccctatatatatatatatatatatatatatatatatatatatgtatataggggaaggtttaaatgaaaaccactagttattgtgaaaactcgaaaactaattaaaaaaagccaaaaaaacatataaaaattttttttttaattatttttttgcaatcaaaatttcgcaggttttttaatataaaaaaaaaaaatttttgtgtagtgcacatgtgtaatactgcacatatgtatgtgttctacacatgtgtattattacacatgtgcactacacaaaatttttttttttttttttgttgaaaaaaagtttttttttatatataaaaactagcgatttttataaaaaaaaaattgaaaaaaaaaaaaaatttatcgcTTAACAGAAACGGTTTCTTCCTTTTCTCGTTGTTGGGTATCTAGAATTTGAGAATTGTAATTGTTATACATCACAACTATCATAGGTCAAATTCTAGATGTTGTATCTTTTTTTCTTACATCATATTGTCTTTTAACTTTATAGGTTTTCATATATTAGGCTAATCAAATTATCGCCCCATTTCTCAAAGTTCCATTAGAAAAGTAGATTTTTGACAATTTTTACCTATAGTTAAAAGAATTATTAACGATGCATGGATGGATTTTCTCAACATTTGTTTCACTTTCCACATATTAATGATGCCTGAATAGAATTATCAAAAGATCACCATAATGGTTGGATCAAAGATATTGTTGTCTTTACAAGAGAAAATGTGATTGGTGTTCTATTTTGTGCCGATGGATAGGATTATGGTTGACCCACCATTTGTAGGAAATAGGGAAATCATATTGACGACTTTTGGCAAAAGAATTATTCTTTGTAAGGCTGAAAAGTGTGAGGTCATGTTTGGAACATGATTCACCATGTAAGAAAGGCTACACCACCCCACTCAATGATTCATGGTGGTTGGAGTGGATTGAACCACGATTACCACAAGCCATCTTTTGAGACAAAGACATATTAAAAAATAaagggatagtggtttgggtcatgaccacacccttagggtagtggttttggatggggGATTAGAGGTGGGTGACATGCATGGCGCCTATGTGgggggtcatggtggtcatgaggttCGTGACCACACCCTTTAACCTAAGCGTACTGAGTTCAGTTTTGGAATTATCTGATGGCGCATAAAACTTTGATTTATGTCTGCAGTGTTCTTAAGACATTGATGTTTCATATGTAAAAATAATCCATACATTGGTATTCTCTTTAATTTATGTATGAATGGTTTTTGAAATTTTGACATTTTGTctaatttttatatgtataattCCTGAAATTTTATTGGAAATTGATTGTTGGAGCTACGTGAAGGGACTGATCACAATAACAGGAAGAGTATGCGTTACAGTAATGATTGGACAACCTTTAAAACATTTTAAAGGAATCCAATTTTGTTGATGGTTGTAAAGGTATATGATTTAACTTATGATTTTTTGTTTAACAACATCTAGGCTTCAATATGTACAGCCATAACACATCCAGAACAAGTTAAAAAGTTCCATGCAATGGTAGCTCATGTAGACTAATGAAACAATGCCCTGCAAGGCCCGATAGATCTTGAAAAAGAATATAACGAGTAAGTGCTCTCTGATTGATCTTTTGTTTTCCCATATATGTATTCATCTGTTAAAGATCTCTAATACTCTAAATATTTTTTATACAAATTACTCGAAATTACAGTGTGGATTTATGGAGTTATGGCTTAACCATTATATTCTATGTTCTAGATTAGCTATTGCTCACTTGGAATTTATTTTTGCTTATATTTGGCTTATCATGTCTTCGTCTATTATGCATACCAAGCCTTTCTAAATTTtttgttttgaatttgttttACATAAAATACGCTCCCACTTTCGCAGTGTGTAATCATCTGATCTTAAataagaaacaaagaaaagaaagtaGCCCCAAAATAATATAACTCCTCCAACTGTGTGTGTGGTTGGTGCAAACAAAGTGTGGGCAAAATGGAATGATAATCAGGAAATTCCAAAATGGTCTGCTTCTGTCTCTGGTTTGTGGTTTTCATTCAACACCCTTTCACAAGTCTTATAAGTTCTACTTATGGATTGTAAATCTAATCATTTGCTAAATTTTTAGTTCATAAAAGCAATTTACAAAAGAGttgaaattttagttttataTTCTTTCGAAGAGATCTGAAGTTCCAGACCTGCATTTTAGTCGTAAGTAGTTGGAGATCTTTCGAAGAGACCTGAAGTCCCAGATTGCTCTGTATGCcgaattatttaaattttaaagtatTCGAATCCCCCCACCCCCATACAGCGTTCACTATATTTAACACAAATGTTACTCATAAACTGCAATAGTTAGAGTTTTGGAGTTTAATTTCTGAAAGGTAGAATACATAACATACGAATTTATATAACACAAGTAAATGAAATTGGGTTATTTTTGCTAACCTCATCTTGGATTTTAACAATCTGGAGTATGAAGGAATAGGCCCAATGATATTTATCAAAGTGAACTTCCAATGGATGATGACTGTAAATAAGGACTACAGTGTCATAAGCATAGGAATAGTCCAGGTGATGTTTGTAAAACTAGACTTCTAATGCAAAATGGCTATAAATAAGAGCAGCTACAGTGCCATTAGCATCTAATCCCACTGTAAAGGTGTTATTGACACTTTATGCAGATGAAGGTTCAAATGGGGTGAAGAGATGCATAATATAACACTTTGTATTTTAATGTTCTCTTTAAAACTATTAAAACATGTTATAATGGGGTGAAGAAGCCTTTCAAAACCTATGTTGTTTGCAATTCTTTTGGTAGTGTGCAgataatcataatcataatcatgGTCAAGGTAGTCAAGGTACGCTTTCTTCTTAGCCCATGGTTGGCAAGGAGTTAGAGGTGGCCCGTTCTTCTTCGTACTTATGTGTAAATACTTTTAATTGTGTGGAAGTGGTTCAAAATCATCAAACCAGTATTTGCAAAGTTTCAACCGGAGGCGGATCTACTTACGCTGCATTGATTATAGATCGTTTGGAATTAGTTGGTGCTACTGTGGGGTTGATGTTTGTTGATCACCTTATTATGTTTGTGTCCAAAAAAAATATCCCAACATGTAACACATTTGAAGTTATTAAGATGTTGATGTCGGTTTATTTTAACCAACTTTTTGTTCTTTAGCACTACTAAGAAGTTTTGTTAAAGATAATTAACTACTATATGCTGACGAAATTTTAGAGCATTGGCATACTCATGATCTAGAGCAAAAATTGCTTTGGATTGAGCTCAGGGATTTTACCGGAATGGGCTTTCGGACGGTGTGTTTCCTTTAGAGTAGTGGCAGACCAGGTCACCAGCGCCGCCTATCTTTGTAGGCATGGGTGACATTTTGTCATTTAGTTTACTCGGCTGATCGGGCTTTTGTTGGTTGTTCAAAAAACATTTTACTACTTTAGTTTTTAAAGACTTTCATATTCAACATCCCGCTTCAACGCGCGGGTAACGTTAACTtgttaagatacaacatcaaaaaaagaatttaaacatcaaataattcatttctcctttcaaaatcactctttttagattttttacacatgtgtaaatataacagatttacacatgtgtaaatggcaaacttacacatgtgtaaattttctttatttacgaattcacgtaaatttaaacgtgtaaattaaatttctaacattgtattcgaataataatgataagtgtagaaaaattttttgaatttgaattctttttgaccaagttctcgcggttttttcatttgttctcacggttctcacaatatttagcgttctcatttaaaccttcccatatatatatatatatatgatgtatagaaaacccattctaatttagaaaacccgggaaactcaaagctcccgatgtttttttttttttttttgaaaaaaattacacatgttatatacatgtttttaagggttttagacaaaaaaaatcaaaaaaacgtcgagtatatattttttaaaaaaaataaacaagttttggtgtaacacatgttacattcatctgacatatttgtaacatgtgttacaccaaaatttgtttattttttttaaaaatatctactcggcgcttttttgatttttttttgcccaaaacccttaaaaacatgtatataacatgtgtaatttttttttcaaaaaaaaaaaaaaaaacatcgggagctttgagtttcccggattttctaaattaaagtgggtttctATAGAtacatacattatatatatatatatatatatatatatatatatatattacattcATAACTGAGGTCATGTTATTGTTTTGTGTTTCATTACTATATTTCCTACACAGACAATCCACTATCACCAATAGTTTCTTTTTTATATTTGCACCAACTACTATACACGAACAATTTTTAAAGGATAAACAACATGAAAATGATCATTAATAGAAACTTTTGCACCCTCAAAAGCCAAACCCCTTCTAGTATTGTCCATGAAAACTCATTTCATTCAGAAGTGATATTGTATTACGCATTCAACACGCAATTGCTGATCATCTAAGTCATTTTACGTCCACAAGCGAGCTATTATATCTATTTTCTAGATCGATCGGTTGATGGAATATAGGGTCTTATCTTTACAAACAACCTTGAAAGGGAAAATATGATATAAAATCACTAATGATTAATATGCTGAAGCATCCATGGTGGCAAGACTATTGATGGTTGAGCTTGTCTTGGACTTTCTTCTACTAATCCATTACCTCCTGCCTGATATGCAGCACTGATCATTGTATATAGAGATGGTTAgaaaaatatacatatatttcaTGGGAAAGTAGGATAGTGTACTTGTAGGTAAAAGTTGTACCACGGGATGCATATAATACGAAGTTGGTTCACGAGCTAGTAGACTCATACTTGGCCCAAATGGGTAGTGGTAAACATGTTAGAAAAGAGCCTAACTTCAAAAGAGCATAACGTGGGCTATGTGAAGTTACAAGACCTATAAGTAACGGAATTATAGACTGGCAAAAGCCATATGCAGGTTACCCCTACTGTCGTAGCCGAATCCGAAGCTCCAATATCAGCTATCAAGGTTTTTCCCAATTTATAATATGAGtaatttacatgtttatttagGATCAGACCCTactttagctttgctattggtagCCGAATCCGAAGCTCCAATATCAACTATCAAGGTTTTTCCTTTTTATTCCTAAAACATGTGAAATTTATAATATGAGtaatttacatgtttatttagGATCAACCCTACTTTacctttgctattggtgggatttactgagtatgatgattatTATTTAGGAGTTAGTTTTATAACTAGACACTAACTTCCAACCACATTCAACATTATCCTAGGGGCTTAATGTAATGGTTTAATCGTTTTATAGTGTTATCTTTTATTCAGTTTAATTCTTTGATACTTGTTTTAGCAAGtcaaataacaaaacaaaatactAGTTGTTAAAACAATTAAAATCTGTTGGATAGGAAATCATAAATACCAAAGATTACTTATTTTAATCCCCGTTACCCAACCAACTTAACCCGTCTATTTTCCCACCTTTACGGTTTTCAAACAACTGTCTCGTGACACCACATAACATACTTTCTAACTTGGTCATGTACAATCTGAGAGAGAAAAACTAACCtgatatatgtatcaaaatgATACGATGACATGTTATGGCGGTCCTGCTGTTCGATGTGCGCTTGTCGGGCTACTTCTTTCTCTATTTCCTTGACCTGCATAGTTTTTACAAGAAGTGATAGTACTGTTTTAAACAATGACACACTTCTAGTTGAATCCAAGTATACAAGATTTTCAACAAACCTTATTCAAAAGAGCATTGTTTTCATTCTGTAATTCCTTATCCTGTGGATTGATTTCTGTTAGATGATATTCTGCAAAGACATTAGGTGATACATGGTGTCGAAGACAGTCATACCTTTTTCTCAAGCGCAGAAATTGATTCAAACATCAACTGGTTCTGTAAAAAACAGAAGTTTAGTTTAACACATTGTACAAATGTGAATGATCTTCTTAAAAACAATACTGTTGTTATACCCTTCGCAGCCTAATATGTTTAAGACTCGCATCGAGTTTCTGTTCCAGATTTTGAAGCTCTTTCAAGCTCAAGGAATCAAGGTCTTCTCCCATAATGTGCCTAAAACAAAGAAATATGTATATTGTCACTTTCAAAAACTGATATTCATTAGCTAATAAAAGAATATATCTAAAGATTTTTCGTGTTATGAATTTaaatcgagatagttggtaaacgggtaACAAGCTACGCTGCTACcactttttgaatagcaaaactaagtcttttaaaaatTATGTCCATAGATCTTGGGGTTATAACattactcatcatcatcatcatactaagtaaatcccacaaatagcataGTTAAGTTAGGGTctgagaagggtaagatgtagacagccttacctctaccccatagAAATAGAGAGCAATTTTGCAttaagccttggacataaggcatataacactcagcaattgggaCCAAAAGCCGATTActgcatgtactcccttgtctttcggctatcaacgccaccacatgatgcatgattaaccgtccctcgctttttaacgttattttcacgaaattagtaaaataacgttataattagtgcactttcacttttacCTACGGATGGCTCACACATATATACTAAGTCTTTTTAAAAACTATTGtcaattagtgcactttcacttttgctcccggggtcataacattacgaAATCTTTTAAAAACTATTGTCActttaaatgtcaaaatgttaTGCATGGATGTGTTCATGAACCATCAAAACCAACCAAACTCAAGCAGGTTTGTGAGTTCGGCCTGTGTGAGACGTATACGGTTCGGTTTTGATGGTTTGACTCAAGAATCAGGTATTTAGAACCAAACCATCCCTTTAACCtttattatttattttcatttttagaaTATGAAGTTAAGTATATTCATGAAGCATTTTGATCATCTTAAAGTTCTAATACAagctaaaatttttgaaaaaaaaaatatcctATAAAATTTTACTCATAGTAAAGCTATTGGTAGAGTCTAAAGAGTGTTGGACAGGGAAAAATCTTTCCTATAATCCAAGGGGTAGAGAGGCTACTCCTagtgagaccctcggctccaaTTATTATTGTTTTCTCATGACATCCACGTAACATGAAAGGTGAATAAGAGAATCAAAGCACCAATCATACAAAAGAAGTAACAATGATAGTACTAAACTACTGCTAAAACCGGTCGCTCAACCAACTAATCCAACCAATTTAGTTTATCGTTTCCCCAAGCCGTAGTTAGCGGTTTGACCCAGAATATTCGCTAAAATCAGCCAAACAAGACCGTAAACACCTCTACTTATGCATACAcgtaatttgtaaaaaaaatataaaaaacaaacttgGATTATAATCTTTTGAGATGCAAGTAAGTACCTTTGTGTTGTTTGCAAACCCTCCATTCTGGACTTGAGTTTGGCATATTCCATTGTCCAGATTCCCTAATAGGTGTTCCATTCAGGTCACTTTTTAGTACAAGTTTCAAAGTATCATATCATTCCAAGTTGCAATGGAAAAGTAATTGTTTGAGCACGTGACATACATGTGATTCATGATCAGTTTCAGTAAGCTCCCTTTCTGAATATGAGAGTCTTTCATACCTCTCAAGTATCCTTTCCATGCTGATGCCATATAGTGTAAACAATAAATACACAAACAACAAATGTCACGGTTCTATAGATATGTTTGCCTTATATTTTATCATTATCCTTACATAAAGGTTTGTATATTTCTGTATATTATACAATAAGATAAGATACACTTGTATAAACATGAAACAACAAACTATTCTACTGATCAATATTGCCAAGTTACTAAAGTGCAAAACTCTAAATCATAAACTACAACCATAATACATTGAATTATTCATATTTGAGCTTTGAAGATTTGTTGAAGGTTATTCCATTTTGTATATTCTCATTAGAACCGTAATCGATCCTAGTGCGTATTTCATCGTGTTAACAATCAAACTAAAACAAATTTATAAGTATTGATGTAATAATACTTGATAACTATTCAGTAATAACAATTATAGATCATTTAATAAAAACTCCAATAAAATTATATAGTAATATGATCATTATTTAAGTACACATAAATAAAGATCATAAAATGATAAATATATAATGACAAGTTATGGTACAACATCATAAAATGGCAAATATAGCTGCATGATTATATAGTGCGTGTGAGTTAGGCGATAAAAAAAACATACACatgaaaaaaaatcataaaatggTAAATTTATAAATAATGGCAAGCTATGGCACAAAGTCGTGAAGTGTTCTAATTATATATAACTGGTATTAAGCACCCGCGTTGTGGCGGGGGCTAACAAAAGGCCAAGTCATTATAATTATCCTAGATTTAACTAAAataaaggaatgatatttattttattcaggattttcattataattatcctagATTTAACtaaaatataactatggcacaaaaggccaagtcacaagggCAACTTTAATTCTAAACCATGATTTTGTAGAATCAAGGTATTTAGGCTTTGAACGTTGTTCATTGCCTTTTCTTGGCAGGAAGTTGTAGGCTacgactgtcttttgtcttatatgacaatggaTATGGCCCTTAAGCATTATATCCCTAATGGATGCTTAAATCACAAAATAAGAAAGGATTTCAGGAGAATCCAGCATAAGGATGAtttatgcgattttatcgaaccacgtctgccaggaatgttaacatattatagatgttaacaaggatttgaatcttttgaatatgttctaccatcttggccatgtttGAAATGACATCTAGGTTAGGTTTtacttttaagattctttttaatatttaacgcagaacaatcttaaattgagatgttaataaggatctgaatctaattgaggaactaccatcttggccctgtcttaaaatgacacataagctaggtcttgtcctttttagattttgtcattttattataatggtagatcttataaaaggaatgttattttaatttatttcatatattatattcatatatacaatgatataaatgaaatttagatAAAACATCCCAATAATTTTTAAAGAAGGTACAGaattgccctaagcgggacttgaaagaaATGATGTTGTCCTTGAAGAGATTGAAAGATAaaaaaatgcccttataaggactTACTGAGGAAACGAATTTcagcaaaaggagtttcttcttcattttatttctgaatgctttctccttggttgcacgttaatcctagtcgcagtacgaagctcggccttccctaggcttcaaatggggagaatttccattatggcttctttgcttggcgacTTATTTGAATATATAGAATTTAAGGCAATAATTATCCGAATAGAgatgagagtattcctatgttaagtctagactcggaaggtcaaggaatgtgctactgtgttattgagattaaacacaaaggactagtgttcaattcactcaatgttggctctgataccaacctgtcacgccccgatatttccacgtattaccggtgggcccggtgaggAGTATCGtaacgtaattgatatcatcatagtcaaacaacacaatttaaatgcatagcggaagcaaaagataaatatattacaatccgatataaagtaatatcaaagtattacaaacggaatgt comes from the Helianthus annuus cultivar XRQ/B chromosome 4, HanXRQr2.0-SUNRISE, whole genome shotgun sequence genome and includes:
- the LOC110934752 gene encoding agamous-like MADS-box protein AGL8 homolog yields the protein MERILERYERLSYSERELTETDHESHGIWTMEYAKLKSRMEGLQTTQRHIMGEDLDSLSLKELQNLEQKLDASLKHIRLRRNQLMFESISALEKKDKELQNENNALLNKVKEIEKEVARQAHIEQQDRHNMSSYHFDTYISAAYQAGGNGLVEESPRQAQPSIVLPPWMLQHINH